Proteins encoded in a region of the Cetobacterium ceti genome:
- a CDS encoding leucyl aminopeptidase, whose protein sequence is MLRITKKLEKKYDENMIVCFENEVEICSCVSENNRKLIEKLIEKENFKGKDNEILKASFLEGEMLISMTYIGVGKKKEFTENKYREILYKSLKGLKGNILVSSKEEKLLDEKIFTEIVYNINYAFDKYIEKKNENINVDIFVEKKEKIDNKENEILGEMTNITRKLIDEPANIINPETLALKAESLGKECGFEVEILDEYRISELGMEAFLAVGRASKNRPKLIIMRYMGDPENKNIIGLVGKGLTYDTGGLCLKSPDGMFDMKTDMGGGATVIGAIGAVAKSKLKKNVVAVIAACENGIGSNAYRPGDILKTMSGKTIEVVNTDAEGRITLGDAITYITRMENVSEIIDVATLTGGVMVALGMTTTGLFSNSDKMVEKFMKASENWGEKYWRMPLFEEYGEMIKSDVADIKNSAGRWASPITASKFLENFVENTPWIHLDIAGTAYLDKDGKWFKKGATGVGVKTIYSYIKNI, encoded by the coding sequence ATGTTAAGAATTACAAAGAAATTAGAAAAAAAATATGATGAAAATATGATTGTTTGTTTTGAAAATGAGGTTGAAATTTGTTCATGCGTCTCTGAAAATAACAGAAAATTAATTGAAAAATTAATTGAAAAAGAGAATTTTAAAGGTAAGGATAATGAAATTTTAAAGGCCTCTTTCTTAGAGGGTGAAATGTTAATTTCAATGACTTATATTGGTGTGGGGAAGAAAAAAGAGTTTACAGAAAATAAATATAGAGAAATTTTATATAAGAGTTTAAAAGGGCTAAAGGGAAATATTTTAGTTTCTAGTAAAGAGGAAAAATTATTAGATGAAAAAATTTTTACAGAGATAGTTTATAATATAAATTACGCCTTTGATAAATATATAGAAAAGAAAAATGAAAATATTAATGTGGATATTTTTGTAGAGAAGAAAGAAAAAATAGATAATAAAGAGAATGAAATTTTAGGAGAAATGACAAATATCACTAGAAAATTAATAGATGAACCTGCAAATATTATCAATCCAGAAACTTTAGCTTTAAAGGCTGAGAGTCTAGGGAAAGAGTGTGGATTTGAAGTTGAAATTTTAGATGAGTATAGAATTAGTGAACTTGGGATGGAAGCATTTTTAGCAGTGGGAAGAGCTTCAAAAAATAGACCAAAACTAATTATAATGAGATATATGGGAGATCCTGAAAATAAAAATATAATAGGACTTGTGGGAAAAGGATTAACTTATGACACAGGAGGATTATGTTTAAAATCTCCAGATGGAATGTTTGATATGAAAACTGATATGGGTGGAGGAGCAACTGTAATAGGAGCAATAGGAGCTGTAGCTAAATCTAAATTAAAGAAAAATGTAGTTGCAGTTATAGCAGCTTGTGAAAATGGAATAGGTTCTAATGCATATAGACCTGGAGATATATTAAAAACTATGAGTGGAAAAACTATAGAAGTTGTAAATACAGATGCAGAGGGAAGAATTACCTTAGGAGATGCCATAACTTATATTACTAGAATGGAAAATGTAAGTGAAATTATAGATGTGGCAACACTTACTGGGGGAGTTATGGTAGCTCTTGGAATGACAACAACAGGATTATTTTCAAATTCTGATAAAATGGTTGAAAAGTTTATGAAGGCCAGTGAAAACTGGGGAGAAAAATATTGGAGAATGCCATTATTTGAAGAGTATGGAGAAATGATTAAATCAGATGTGGCAGATATTAAAAACTCTGCTGGTAGATGGGCAAGTCCAATAACAGCAAGTAAATTCTTAGAAAATTTTGTGGAGAATACTCCATGGATACATTTGGATATTGCAGGAACAGCTTATTTAGATAAGGATGGAAAATGGTTTAAAAAAGGAGCTACAGGAGTTGGAGTAAAAACTATTTACTCTTATATTAAAAATATATAG
- a CDS encoding deoxynucleoside kinase, producing MIYIDGIVGVGKSTLAEILAKELNLSLYKEPVYDNPILEKFYYDKKKYSFPLQVFFLNKRLEMVKEAHKNGGGIFDRAIYCDKIFADILYKDGDLIEDEYNLYLELTKNMFENLPKPKVLVYLETTVDKAIEKIARRGREFEKNVDRKYWEELHGHYKKYFEEYSESTVIKINVDNRDFLNNREDVEYILNLVRGELCK from the coding sequence ATGATTTATATAGATGGAATTGTTGGAGTGGGAAAAAGTACTCTAGCTGAGATTCTAGCAAAGGAATTAAATTTAAGTCTTTATAAGGAACCGGTTTATGATAATCCAATTCTAGAAAAATTTTATTATGATAAGAAAAAATATAGTTTTCCACTACAGGTTTTTTTCTTAAATAAAAGATTAGAAATGGTAAAAGAAGCACATAAAAATGGTGGAGGAATATTTGATAGAGCTATTTATTGTGATAAAATTTTTGCTGATATCCTATATAAAGATGGGGATTTAATAGAGGATGAGTATAACCTTTATTTAGAACTTACAAAAAATATGTTTGAAAACCTTCCAAAGCCGAAAGTGTTAGTATATCTAGAGACTACTGTGGATAAGGCTATAGAAAAAATAGCTAGAAGAGGTAGAGAGTTTGAAAAAAATGTAGATAGAAAGTACTGGGAAGAATTACATGGTCACTATAAAAAATATTTTGAAGAGTATAGTGAAAGCACAGTAATAAAAATCAATGTGGACAATAGAGATTTTTTAAATAATAGGGAAGATGTAGAGTATATTTTGAATCTAGTTAGGGGAGAGCTATGTAAGTAG
- a CDS encoding GNAT family N-acetyltransferase, whose protein sequence is MEIRYSKGNEREVSEKIWLETFRDSEDYVKWYMENIHRNENNLYILKGEKVLGMLYENPYNINYLNENLRGIYVVAVSIIPEARGEGNLNRLMEYSIKNNRDKDIMFLHPVNGRLYKKYGFVYGSNIEIYTCLLKDIPSFRKKYKVFTIDKKNDINYLVRLYEEEMKNYKFFVKKTEKDLLNLFSETEIDKGYSYLIKDENNNIRGYFTYTFNKNNIFVKEMIFQDKKTFESILYHLKTYGDYFEKLEIVSPEGMNLNKYLEDYTLLKKEIKPHIQFRILNVEIFLKNLKYKFIKSNFILEIKDNILGDSLYKIFNGEIEKNIKGSPDISLTIEEFTEIISSDISYDIMEKKLENKKLFLLKDIFIERKSFINQFF, encoded by the coding sequence ATGGAAATAAGATATTCAAAGGGTAATGAAAGGGAAGTATCTGAAAAAATTTGGCTAGAAACTTTTAGAGATAGTGAAGATTATGTAAAGTGGTATATGGAAAACATTCATAGGAATGAAAATAATCTTTATATTTTAAAAGGGGAAAAAGTTCTAGGGATGTTATATGAAAATCCATATAATATAAACTATTTAAATGAAAATTTAAGAGGAATATACGTAGTTGCAGTGTCAATAATCCCAGAGGCAAGAGGAGAGGGAAATCTAAATAGATTAATGGAATATTCTATTAAAAATAATAGAGATAAAGATATAATGTTTTTGCATCCTGTAAATGGAAGATTATATAAAAAATATGGATTTGTTTATGGAAGTAATATAGAAATATATACTTGTCTCCTAAAAGATATACCATCCTTTAGAAAAAAATATAAAGTTTTTACTATTGATAAAAAGAATGATATAAATTATTTAGTAAGATTATATGAAGAAGAGATGAAAAATTATAAATTTTTTGTAAAAAAAACTGAAAAAGATTTATTAAATTTATTTTCAGAAACAGAGATAGACAAGGGCTATTCCTATTTAATAAAAGATGAAAATAATAATATAAGAGGATATTTTACTTATACTTTTAATAAAAATAATATTTTTGTAAAGGAAATGATATTTCAAGATAAAAAAACATTTGAAAGTATTTTATATCATTTAAAAACTTATGGAGATTATTTTGAAAAACTAGAAATAGTTTCTCCTGAAGGAATGAATTTAAATAAATATTTAGAAGATTATACTCTTTTGAAAAAAGAGATTAAACCTCATATTCAATTTAGAATTTTAAATGTAGAAATATTTTTAAAAAATTTAAAATATAAATTTATAAAAAGTAATTTTATTTTAGAAATAAAAGATAATATTTTAGGAGATAGTTTATATAAAATATTTAATGGAGAGATTGAAAAAAATATAAAAGGATCTCCAGATATTTCCCTTACAATTGAAGAGTTTACAGAAATAATTTCTAGTGATATTTCCTATGATATAATGGAAAAAAAATTAGAAAATAAAAAACTTTTCCTTCTAAAAGATATTTTTATAGAAAGGAAAAGTTTTATAAATCAATTTTTTTAA
- a CDS encoding nitroreductase family protein encodes MLKDLLIKNRSYRTFFPDAIAIETLMNIVENTRYCGSARNSQPLRYIIINSEQLVNDVFSHTKWAGALQWNPSLNESPAAYILICSEKSQTNSGITLGIDIGISAQSMLLSACELGLGGCLLGAFNKIALEEILQLPKDKYDLNLLVALGYPKDKSHITIPENNNLTYSRNVETYENFVPKIELKKLILGIY; translated from the coding sequence ATGTTAAAAGATCTTTTAATTAAAAATCGTTCCTATAGAACTTTTTTTCCAGATGCCATTGCCATAGAAACTCTTATGAATATTGTAGAAAATACAAGATATTGTGGTTCAGCTAGAAATAGTCAACCTCTTCGTTATATTATAATAAATTCTGAACAATTAGTTAATGATGTTTTTTCCCATACAAAATGGGCAGGTGCTCTTCAATGGAATCCATCCTTAAATGAAAGTCCTGCAGCATATATATTAATTTGTAGTGAAAAATCTCAAACTAACTCAGGAATCACTTTAGGAATTGATATTGGTATCTCTGCCCAAAGTATGTTATTATCCGCTTGTGAGTTAGGATTAGGAGGGTGTCTCCTTGGTGCTTTTAATAAAATTGCTCTTGAAGAAATTCTTCAATTACCTAAGGATAAATATGATTTAAATCTTTTAGTTGCCCTTGGTTATCCTAAGGATAAATCTCATATTACTATTCCTGAAAATAATAATTTAACCTATTCTAGGAATGTTGAAACCTATGAGAACTTTGTTCCTAAAATAGAATTAAAAAAATTAATCCTTGGAATCTATTAA
- the trhA gene encoding PAQR family membrane homeostasis protein TrhA, with protein sequence MNYDKLEEYVNSMTHYGGAVLSVVGLIILIHRAMETKSIPDMVGVVIFGLALILLYTMSGTYHILNKGKIKNLFRILDHSAIYILISASYTPYLLSAMDGLNRWVIFGIQWGMTLLGIVFKIFYTGRFKALSTIIYLVMGWMVLFVFKDLKEALSNLSMGYLIAGGVLYSLGVIFYAMKKMRFSHAIWHLFVIGGSFCNYMSVYYLI encoded by the coding sequence ATGAATTACGATAAATTGGAAGAGTATGTAAACTCAATGACTCATTATGGAGGAGCAGTACTTTCTGTAGTTGGACTTATTATATTAATTCATCGTGCAATGGAAACTAAAAGTATTCCAGATATGGTTGGAGTAGTAATATTTGGTTTGGCCTTGATATTGTTATACACAATGTCTGGGACATATCATATATTAAATAAGGGTAAGATAAAAAATTTATTTAGAATATTAGACCATTCGGCTATTTATATATTAATTTCAGCATCTTACACTCCGTATTTATTAAGTGCTATGGATGGACTTAATAGATGGGTAATATTTGGTATTCAATGGGGGATGACCCTATTAGGAATAGTTTTTAAGATTTTTTATACAGGTAGATTTAAAGCACTATCAACTATAATTTATTTAGTGATGGGATGGATGGTTTTATTTGTATTTAAAGATTTAAAAGAAGCGTTGAGTAATTTGTCCATGGGCTATTTAATTGCAGGTGGAGTCCTATATAGTTTAGGTGTGATATTTTATGCAATGAAAAAAATGAGATTTTCTCATGCAATTTGGCATTTATTTGTAATAGGAGGAAGCTTTTGTAATTATATGTCTGTGTATTATCTAATTTAA
- a CDS encoding winged helix-turn-helix domain-containing protein: MKILISQEEMNLCKYLKKGLREAGFQVEIANDNEETRELIQENDFDLVLLESESENINGIKLIQELKKRNDDVGVIFLSEKADIDLKVKALDNGGDDYVVSPFNFRELIARIRAVLRRETRNVDNILKAKNLTLNLLNREVKRDGKTIELTLKEFNLLEYLLRNKNLVLTRTVIKEKVWNIDFLNDTNIVDVYITHLRDKMDKGFSEKLIHTVRGVGYILKD; encoded by the coding sequence ATGAAGATACTAATATCACAGGAAGAAATGAACTTATGTAAGTATTTAAAAAAAGGATTAAGAGAAGCAGGATTTCAAGTAGAAATTGCTAATGATAATGAAGAGACTAGAGAGTTGATCCAAGAAAATGATTTTGATTTAGTTTTACTTGAGTCTGAAAGTGAAAATATCAATGGAATTAAACTTATTCAAGAGTTGAAAAAGAGAAATGATGATGTAGGAGTGATATTTTTAAGTGAAAAGGCTGATATCGATTTAAAAGTTAAAGCTTTAGATAATGGAGGAGACGACTATGTAGTATCTCCATTTAATTTTAGAGAATTAATTGCTAGAATTAGGGCTGTACTTAGAAGAGAAACTAGAAATGTAGATAATATTTTAAAAGCTAAGAATTTAACTTTAAATTTATTAAATCGTGAAGTAAAAAGAGATGGAAAAACAATAGAATTAACTTTAAAAGAGTTTAACCTATTAGAATATTTATTAAGAAACAAGAATTTAGTTTTAACAAGAACTGTAATAAAAGAAAAAGTCTGGAATATAGATTTTTTAAATGATACTAATATTGTAGATGTGTATATTACCCATTTAAGGGATAAGATGGATAAAGGTTTTTCTGAAAAACTTATACATACTGTAAGAGGTGTAGGATACATATTGAAGGATTAG
- a CDS encoding AMP-binding protein yields the protein MDFIFDRNKTAVIFKEKEYTYRDLIEKAKLYGSKLTIDKGDFVVIFSENRPEFMAGILGIWEKKGVSVNIDSSYDPEQVAYVLRDCNPKYMFVSEKNYKRAQEGKALANSSVILLKFEDILMDEDFKIDEYTIKAPEKDEVAVMLYTSGTTGNPKGVMLTFDNLMCNIEAIKNIDLITESDRLLALLPFYHVLPLTTTILMPLYFGCLVVILDELSSEAIKYNLKKYEITVLIGVPRVWEMFHKGIMGKINSNGMAKKLFTLCEKLKIKGLNKIVFKKVQEGFGGHIRIFVSGGAKLDETILNDFTTLGFTVMEGYGLTETAPIIAFNRPDNICPGTVGEPIPGISVKIADDGEILVKGRNVMKGYYNLPEATESAIDEKGWFHTGDLGQMEGPALKIIGRKKEMIVLSNGKNINPVDIENEILQGTDLIEELAVTDYDNHLVAIVYPKFDLIEERGISNIKEALKWEIIDKYNVTAPKYRKILDIKIVKEELPKTKLGKLRRFMLKDLLDGETLGKDSMEKPKENENIEPIKEPKSEEYIRVKEYIKKSHDVEVYPSAHIELDLGLDSLDIVELISFVESTFGVEIHEEDFAKIKTVDQLCNFIKDHGGDYNGQEINWKKIFDEDIDYKMPGKPWAGKIVRGILAPIFKYYFGLSKKGLNNLEKGPVIYAGNHQSFLDAFGFSQLLSSKMLDDTYYLAVATHFESKTRAYFAEHGNILLIDINKNLKETLQICAKVLKSGKNLVIFPEGARTRDGELQEFKKAFAILSKELNIPVVPFGIKGAYELMPFGQSMPKKGKITMEVFEKISPENLTVEEIVDKTRNEILDWLNK from the coding sequence ATGGATTTTATATTTGATCGTAATAAAACTGCGGTTATTTTTAAGGAAAAGGAGTATACCTATAGGGATTTAATTGAAAAGGCGAAATTATATGGGTCAAAATTGACTATAGATAAGGGCGACTTTGTTGTAATTTTTTCTGAAAATAGACCTGAATTTATGGCAGGGATATTAGGTATATGGGAGAAAAAGGGAGTATCAGTTAATATTGATAGTTCATATGATCCTGAACAGGTGGCTTATGTTTTAAGGGATTGTAACCCAAAGTATATGTTTGTATCGGAAAAAAATTATAAAAGAGCACAGGAGGGAAAAGCTTTAGCAAATTCTTCAGTAATTCTTTTAAAATTTGAAGATATACTTATGGATGAGGATTTTAAAATAGATGAGTACACAATAAAGGCTCCTGAAAAGGATGAAGTAGCAGTGATGCTTTATACATCTGGAACAACAGGGAATCCAAAGGGAGTTATGTTAACATTTGATAATTTAATGTGTAATATTGAAGCTATAAAAAATATAGATTTAATAACTGAAAGTGATAGACTTTTAGCTTTATTACCATTTTATCATGTATTACCACTTACAACTACAATACTTATGCCACTTTATTTTGGATGTTTAGTTGTAATTTTAGATGAGCTTTCATCAGAAGCTATAAAATATAATTTAAAAAAATATGAAATTACTGTTTTAATAGGAGTACCAAGAGTTTGGGAAATGTTCCATAAGGGTATTATGGGAAAAATTAACAGTAATGGTATGGCTAAAAAACTATTTACCCTTTGTGAAAAATTAAAAATCAAAGGATTGAATAAAATTGTATTTAAAAAGGTTCAAGAGGGATTTGGAGGTCATATTAGAATATTTGTTTCTGGTGGAGCAAAACTAGATGAAACTATTTTAAATGATTTTACAACTTTAGGGTTTACTGTAATGGAAGGATATGGACTAACAGAAACAGCTCCTATTATAGCTTTTAATAGACCTGATAATATTTGCCCAGGAACTGTAGGAGAGCCTATACCAGGAATATCTGTGAAAATAGCAGATGATGGAGAGATTCTAGTTAAAGGTAGAAATGTAATGAAAGGTTATTATAATTTACCAGAAGCTACAGAAAGTGCCATAGATGAAAAGGGATGGTTCCATACGGGAGATTTAGGTCAAATGGAAGGACCAGCTTTAAAAATAATAGGTAGAAAAAAAGAGATGATAGTTTTATCTAATGGTAAAAATATAAATCCTGTGGATATAGAAAATGAGATTTTACAAGGAACAGATTTAATAGAGGAGTTAGCAGTAACAGATTATGATAATCATTTAGTTGCTATAGTATATCCTAAATTTGATTTAATAGAGGAAAGAGGAATATCAAATATAAAGGAAGCACTAAAATGGGAAATTATAGATAAGTATAATGTTACAGCTCCTAAATATAGAAAAATATTAGATATTAAAATTGTAAAAGAGGAATTACCAAAAACAAAATTAGGTAAGCTTAGAAGATTTATGTTAAAAGATCTTTTAGATGGAGAAACTTTAGGTAAAGATTCTATGGAAAAACCTAAAGAAAATGAAAATATTGAACCAATTAAAGAACCTAAAAGTGAAGAATATATAAGAGTTAAGGAATATATTAAGAAATCCCATGATGTGGAAGTATATCCTAGTGCTCATATAGAACTGGATTTAGGATTAGATTCTTTAGATATAGTTGAGCTTATTTCTTTTGTGGAAAGTACATTTGGTGTAGAGATACATGAGGAAGATTTTGCAAAGATAAAAACTGTGGATCAACTTTGTAACTTTATAAAAGATCATGGTGGAGATTATAATGGCCAAGAGATAAATTGGAAAAAAATATTTGATGAAGATATAGATTACAAAATGCCAGGAAAACCATGGGCTGGAAAAATAGTAAGAGGAATTTTAGCTCCTATTTTTAAATACTATTTTGGCCTTTCTAAAAAGGGATTAAATAATCTTGAAAAAGGTCCTGTTATCTATGCAGGAAATCATCAAAGTTTCTTAGATGCCTTTGGATTTAGCCAACTTCTTAGTAGTAAAATGCTAGATGATACATATTATTTAGCAGTGGCTACACATTTTGAAAGTAAAACAAGAGCATATTTTGCAGAACATGGGAATATTTTATTAATAGATATAAATAAAAACTTAAAGGAAACTTTACAAATTTGTGCTAAGGTTTTAAAAAGTGGAAAAAATCTTGTTATATTCCCAGAGGGAGCAAGAACAAGAGATGGAGAGTTACAGGAATTTAAAAAGGCTTTTGCTATTTTATCAAAGGAATTGAATATTCCAGTGGTGCCTTTTGGAATAAAAGGAGCCTATGAGCTTATGCCATTTGGACAATCTATGCCGAAAAAGGGTAAAATTACAATGGAAGTATTTGAAAAAATATCTCCAGAGAATTTAACTGTAGAAGAAATAGTAGATAAAACAAGAAATGAAATATTAGACTGGTTAAATAAATAA
- a CDS encoding AMP-binding protein has translation MEFIRDYKKTAIIYDGKEYSYSEMIKNAKGVVKNLDIKKEDKVVIFMENRPELLYTFLGTWDKNGTCVCLDGSLNGEELSYYLKDCTPKYIFTSENNYEASKKALDISEINCTIINVDKCKWDYNGDEETLKSPEREDVALMLYTSGTTGNPKGVMLTFDNILVNIEGLDKYKMYKDTDRVLALLPMHHIFPLLGSGIVPLSKGATIAFVKELSSQAMVDALNNYKITMMIGVPRLWEMLHKKIMEKINSSKATKKIFKLSERVNNISFSRIIFKKVHKGFGGHIRFFVSGGSKLDPQISRDFLTLGIDICEGYGLTETAPMISFTPIGAVVPGSAGKILPGVTVKIGDDGEILVKGRNVMKGYYNRPEATAEVIDNEGWFHTGDLGHLSGEYLFVTGRKKEMIVLSNGKNINPIEIEQWISSRTNLVEEIAVLEYEGLLTAVIYPNFQKIKEEGVTNIGETLKWGVVDKYNNGAPNYRKILDIRIVQEELPKTKIGKIRRFMIPDMLKNKKVEDVEVKEPDFEEYGIVRDYLKEAKGKEITPSAHLELDLGLDSLDMVEFVAFVEATFGVRLSENDLATNSTVEKIAEYIKEHSSGIELTNTNWSEILQQDERKFLPKSNTIGKIIRTLFKIPFNTYIKIKKSGIENIPKNKAVIFVGNHQSFLDGFIFNEAVPSDIQNKSLYLAKIAHFKKGLMKTLGENSNLVLVDINKKLSETLQCLATGIRDGKNIVIFPEGVRSRDGKMREFKKTFAIVAKETNTEVVPFGIRGAYELYPANAKRPRGGEVEIKFFEPIKTENLSYDEIINKSRSVIEKWVEKGNF, from the coding sequence TTGGAATTCATAAGGGATTATAAAAAAACAGCAATAATATACGATGGGAAGGAATATTCCTATTCTGAAATGATTAAAAATGCCAAGGGAGTAGTAAAAAATTTAGATATTAAAAAAGAGGATAAGGTTGTTATTTTCATGGAAAATAGACCTGAGCTTTTATATACATTTTTAGGAACATGGGATAAAAATGGAACTTGTGTATGTTTAGATGGTTCTTTAAATGGAGAGGAATTATCTTACTATTTAAAAGATTGTACACCAAAATATATTTTTACATCGGAAAACAATTATGAGGCAAGTAAGAAGGCTTTAGATATAAGTGAAATTAATTGTACAATTATAAATGTGGATAAATGTAAGTGGGATTATAATGGAGATGAAGAAACTTTAAAATCTCCAGAAAGAGAAGATGTAGCACTTATGCTTTATACATCTGGAACAACAGGAAATCCTAAGGGAGTTATGTTAACTTTTGATAATATTTTAGTTAATATAGAGGGATTAGATAAATATAAAATGTATAAGGATACTGATAGAGTATTAGCACTGTTACCTATGCATCATATTTTTCCACTTTTAGGTTCAGGAATTGTGCCTTTATCTAAAGGAGCTACAATAGCTTTTGTAAAGGAACTTTCATCTCAAGCTATGGTGGATGCTTTAAATAATTATAAAATAACTATGATGATAGGTGTACCTAGACTTTGGGAAATGTTACATAAAAAAATTATGGAAAAAATAAATAGTAGTAAGGCTACTAAAAAAATATTTAAATTAAGTGAAAGAGTTAATAATATAAGTTTTAGTAGAATAATTTTTAAAAAGGTACATAAGGGATTTGGAGGACATATTAGATTTTTCGTATCTGGAGGATCAAAACTAGACCCACAAATTTCAAGAGACTTTTTAACTTTAGGAATAGATATTTGTGAAGGATATGGATTAACAGAAACAGCTCCTATGATTTCATTTACTCCTATTGGTGCTGTGGTTCCTGGATCTGCTGGGAAAATACTTCCTGGGGTAACGGTGAAAATTGGGGATGATGGAGAGATATTAGTTAAAGGTAGAAATGTAATGAAGGGTTATTACAATAGACCTGAAGCTACAGCTGAGGTTATAGATAATGAGGGATGGTTTCATACCGGGGATTTAGGTCACCTAAGTGGAGAATATCTATTTGTTACAGGTAGAAAAAAAGAGATGATAGTTTTATCTAATGGGAAAAATATAAATCCAATAGAGATTGAACAGTGGATAAGTTCTAGAACTAATTTAGTAGAAGAAATAGCAGTACTAGAGTATGAGGGATTGTTAACTGCTGTAATTTATCCTAACTTCCAAAAGATTAAGGAGGAGGGAGTAACAAATATTGGAGAAACTCTAAAGTGGGGAGTTGTGGATAAGTATAATAATGGAGCTCCTAACTATAGAAAAATTTTAGATATTAGAATTGTTCAAGAGGAACTGCCAAAAACTAAAATAGGAAAAATAAGAAGATTTATGATTCCTGATATGTTGAAAAATAAAAAAGTTGAAGATGTAGAAGTTAAGGAACCTGATTTTGAAGAGTATGGAATTGTAAGAGATTATTTAAAAGAAGCAAAGGGAAAGGAAATAACACCTTCTGCTCACTTAGAACTTGATTTAGGATTAGATTCTTTAGATATGGTTGAGTTTGTTGCCTTTGTAGAAGCTACTTTTGGAGTGAGATTAAGTGAAAATGATTTAGCTACAAATTCCACTGTGGAAAAAATAGCTGAGTATATAAAGGAACATTCAAGTGGAATAGAGCTTACAAATACAAATTGGAGTGAGATTTTACAACAGGATGAGAGAAAATTCCTTCCAAAATCAAATACAATTGGAAAAATAATAAGAACATTATTTAAAATACCATTTAATACATATATAAAAATTAAAAAATCAGGGATTGAAAATATTCCTAAAAATAAAGCGGTTATATTTGTAGGAAATCATCAAAGTTTCCTAGATGGATTTATTTTTAATGAGGCTGTACCTAGTGATATTCAAAATAAAAGTTTATATTTAGCTAAAATAGCTCACTTTAAAAAGGGGCTTATGAAAACTTTAGGTGAAAATTCAAATTTAGTTTTAGTAGATATAAATAAAAAACTTTCTGAAACTTTACAGTGTTTAGCTACAGGAATTAGAGATGGGAAAAATATAGTAATATTTCCAGAGGGTGTAAGAAGTAGAGATGGAAAAATGAGAGAGTTTAAGAAAACTTTTGCCATAGTTGCTAAGGAGACAAATACAGAGGTTGTTCCATTTGGAATTAGAGGAGCCTATGAATTATATCCAGCAAATGCTAAACGTCCTCGTGGAGGAGAGGTTGAGATTAAATTCTTTGAACCAATTAAAACGGAAAACTTATCCTATGATGAAATTATAAATAAATCTAGAAGTGTAATTGAAAAATGGGTTGAAAAAGGGAATTTTTAA